One genomic region from Populus nigra chromosome 8, ddPopNigr1.1, whole genome shotgun sequence encodes:
- the LOC133701402 gene encoding protein YABBY 4-like, whose product MSSSSTLSLDLLPSSEQLCYVHCNICDTVLAVSVPCTSLFKTVTVRCGHCTNLLPVNMRGLLLPSANQLHLGHSFFSPSHNLLDEIPNPTPNFLINQTNVNDFSVPVRGMADHELPRPPVINRPPEKRQRVPSAYNRFIKDEIQRIKAGNPDISHREAFSAAAKNWAHFPHIHFGLMPDQMVKKTNVRQQEGEDVLMKDGFFSSANAGVPTPY is encoded by the exons ATGTCCAGCTCTTCAACCTTGTCTTTGGACCTCCTCCCCTCCTCCGAGCAGCTCTGTTATGTCCATTGCAACATTTGTGACACCGTCCTTGCG GTGAGTGTTCCTTGCACAAGCTTATTCAAGACTGTTACTGTTCGATGTGGTCACTGCACCAATCTCCTCCCTGTCAACATGCGTGGGTTGCTTTTGCCATCTGCTAATCAGCTTCACTTGGGTCACAGTTTCTTCTCTCCTTCTCATAATCTCCTG gaTGAGATCCCAAACCCAACTCCAAACTTCTTGATCAATCAAACCAATGTGAATGATTTTAGCGTTCCGGTTCGAGGAATGGCTGATCATGAGCTTCCTAGGCCACCCGTTATCAACAGAC CTCCAGAGAAGAGACAGAGAGTCCCCTCTGCATACAATCGATTCATTAA GGACGAGATCCAACGCATCAAAGCTGGAAATCCTGATATAAGTCACAGAGAAGCATTCAGTGCTGCTGCTAAGAAT TGGGCCCACTTCCCACATATTCACTTTGGTCTCATGCCAGATCAGATGGTGAAGAAGACTAACGTGCGCCAACAG GAAGGAGAAGATGTTCTGATGAAagatgggtttttttcttcagcTAATGCTGGTGTCCCTACCCCTTACTAA